The following are encoded together in the Glycine max cultivar Williams 82 chromosome 8, Glycine_max_v4.0, whole genome shotgun sequence genome:
- the LOC100781980 gene encoding protein SENSITIVE TO PROTON RHIZOTOXICITY 2: MPNATEQFSNINSIESLHVSLRNLSQLSTRMDSVQSFVSQSIQSHTLLTHHQMNIVSNEILTAIRHVITNGVALVAASENALPLSETPTLDSPNNNDDDNVVELDAMELLAKHLHFCEVCGKGFTRDANLRMHMRAHGDEFKTPEALANKARGETRLKATRFSCPLEGCNRNKTHKKFRALKSVFCLRNHFKRSHCPKTLLCERCRKKSFAVLSDLRSHVKQCRGEATWKCSCGTTFSRKDKLLGHVALFEGHSPMLGEERDTVVAAAAEGLPEGFFDGLDEFGFGSIQNNSSQEEHLALGLPTNNLDAWEFSFSNLI; the protein is encoded by the coding sequence ATGCCAAACGCCACTGAACAATTCTCAAACATCAACAGCATCGAGTCCCTCCATGTTTCCCTTCGCAACCTCTCCCAACTCAGCACCCGAATGGATTCCGTCCAAAGCTTCGTCTCCCAATCGATCCAATCCCACACTCTCCTCACTCACCACCAAATGAACATAGTCTCCAACGAGATCCTAACCGCCATTCGCCACGTCATCACCAACGGCGTCGCCCTTGTCGCCGCCTCGGAAAACGCGCTCCCTCTCTCGGAGACTCCAACGTTGGACTCCCCGAACAACAACGACGACGACAACGTGGTGGAGCTCGATGCCATGGAGCTGCTGGCCAAGCACCTTCACTTCTGCGAGGTGTGTGGGAAAGGCTTCACGCGCGACGCCAACCTGAGAATGCACATGCGCGCGCACGGGGACGAGTTCAAGACCCCGGAAGCGTTGGCGAATAAAGCCCGTGGAGAAACGCGCTTGAAGGCGACGCGGTTTTCGTGCCCCTTGGAGGGATGCAACCGTAACAAGACGCACAAGAAATTCAGGGCGTTGAAGTCAGTGTTCTGTCTGAGGAACCACTTCAAGAGGAGCCACTGTCCCAAGACGCTGTTGTGCGAGCGGTGTCGGAAGAAGAGCTTCGCGGTGCTGTCGGACTTGAGGAGCCACGTCAAGCAGTGTCGGGGAGAGGCCACGTGGAAGTGCTCGTGCGGGACCACGTTTTCGAGGAAGGACAAGCTGCTCGGACACGTGGCGCTGTTCGAGGGGCATTCGCCGATGCTTGGAGAGGAGAGAGATACGGTGGTGGCGGCGGCCGCGGAAGGGTTACCTGAAGGGTTCTTTGATGGATTGGATGAATTTGGATTTGGATCCATTCAAAACAACTCTTCACAGGAGGAACACTTGGCCTTGGGGCTTCCCACAAATAATTTAGATGcatgggaattttctttttctaatttaatcTAA